Proteins from a genomic interval of Lycium ferocissimum isolate CSIRO_LF1 chromosome 2, AGI_CSIRO_Lferr_CH_V1, whole genome shotgun sequence:
- the LOC132047357 gene encoding sialyltransferase-like protein 1: MRPAKHSSALVRLVCVAALFSIILVAIQSSFFTPTRTIYPEDIRILSHFQSNLQQCVANRGLGLTAHIIDHCNVILKFPQGTNSTWYNEQFKIFEPLEYKYDVCEAILLWEQYRNMTTVLTREYLDSRPDGWFDYAAKRIAQLGADKCYNQTLCEEHLNLILPAKPPFHPRQFKRCAVVGNSGDLLKTRFGEEIDSHDAVIRDNEAPVNKKYAKHVGLKRDFRLVVRGAARNMIKILNGSDDEVLIIKSVIHRDFNAMIKKIRNPVYLFQGIVLRRGAKGTGMKSIELALSMCDIVDIYGFTVDPGYTEWTRYFSTPRKGHNPLQGRAYYQLLECLGVIRIHSPMRAKRNQDWSDVPGREMINSAHRAALRLKKKQAGQEGELGQFVNCKVWGKSGPYGTGPISGSADMTDTRKNSNYNRWEAMPFESLREEARKHYTQMEGVSLYKMDGNKLDDLVCVKSEA; this comes from the exons ATGAGACCTGCGAAGCACTCGTCAGCTCTTGTTCGTCTTGTGTGTGTTGCTGCTCTCTTCTCCATCATCCTTGTCGCCATTCAGTCCTCTTTCTTCACTC CTACTCGGACTATCTACCCAGAGGATATTCGGATCTTGTCCCACTTCCAGTCTAACCTTCAGCAATGCGTC GCTAATCGAGGGCTGGGATTGACGGCTCATATAATTGATCATTGCAATGTGATTCTCAAGTTTCCACAAGGAACTAATAGCACTTGG TACAATGAGCAGTTCAAGATATTTGAACCATTGGAGTACAAGTACGATGTTTGCGAAGCAATACTTCTGTGGGAGCAG TATCGTAACATGACGACAGTGTTGACAAGAGAATATTTGGATTCTCGACCTGATGGATGGTTTGACTATGCAGCAAAAAGGATTGCACAGCT TGGAGCAGACAAATGTTACAACCAGACTCTTTGTGAAGAACATCTCAATCTAATTTTACCAGCTAAGCCTCCCTTTCACCCTCGACAATTCAAAAGATGTGCAGTCGTTGGTAATTCTGGAGACCTCTTGAAGACGCGATTTGGAGAAGAAATTGATAGTCATGATGCAGTAATACGAGACAATGAGGCCCCtgttaataag AAATATGCCAAGCATGTTGGCCTGAAGAGAGATTTCCGCTTAGTTGTGCGAGGTGCTGCTCGAAACATGATTAAAATTCTCAATGGTTCTG ATGATGAGGTGCTTATAATTAAAAGTGTCATCCATAGAGACTTCAATGCAATGATAAAG AAAATCCGGAATCCGGTCTATCTGTTCCAAGGCATCGTATTACGCAGGGGTGCTAAGGGAACTGGGATGAAATCAATAGAACTAGCACTTTCCATGTGTGACATTGTTGACATTTATGGTTTCACTGTTGACCCTGGTTACACAGAATG GACTCGATACTTTTCTACCCCAAGGAAAGGGCACAACCCACTCCAGGGGAGGGCATATTACCAACTCTTAGAATGCCTTGGA GTCATACGAATCCATTCTCCTATGCGAGCAAAGAGAAACCAAGACTGGTCCGATGTGCCTGGTAGAGAAATGATAAACAGCGCTCACAGAGCTGCATTGCGTCTGAAAAAGAAGCAAGCTGGGCAAGAGGGAGAATTGGGACAATTTGTTAACTGTAAAGTATGGGGCAAATCAGGTCCCTATGGCACTGGGCCTATATCTGGTTCCGCAGACATGACAGATACCAGGAAGAATTCAAATTACAATCGATGGGAAGCCATGCCTTTTGAGAGCTTGAGGGAGGAAGCGCGAAAGCACTACACTCAGATGGAAGGCGTGTCTTTGTACAAGATGGATGGCAATAAGCTGGATGATTTAGTCTGCGTGAAATCCGAGGCATGA
- the LOC132047354 gene encoding pentatricopeptide repeat-containing protein At3g26782, mitochondrial, producing MTKLGSLCFSTSRNVAKFFDRYLDKWDVFSWNSIIADLARSGDSVEALRAFYSMRKLSLKPNRSTFPCAVKSCSSLSDLTSGKQTHQQALIFGYDTDLFVSSALIDMYSKCGQLADARKLFDQIPQKNVVSWTSMITGYVQNDHPQEALLLFKELLAGQDQELVSLDSVAMVSVLSACSRVSGKTLTQGLHGFVMKRGFDEDMGVGNTLIDAYAKCGEVDFSRKMFDVMPDKDIISWNSMIAVYAQHGLSAQAMEIFRSLAWDREVDYNAVTLSAVLLACAHSGALQAGKCIHDQVIKMNLEDNIYVGTSMIDMYCKCGRLRMARNAFNRMKEKNVKSWSALIAGYGMHGRAREALQVFYEMNSAGVKPNYITFVSVLAACSHAGLLDEGWYWFNAMEPRFCIQPGVEHYACMVDLLGRAGFLAKAYNLIKEMKVTPDFVIWGSLLAACRMHKNVELGEVSARNLFELDPKNCGYYVLLSNIYADAGRWEDVDKMRILMKNRGLSKPPGFSLLELKGRVHVFLVGDREHPQHDRIYAYLEELSVKLQIAGYVPNTTYDLHDVEEEEKGLTLRVHSEKLAVAFGVMNSVPGSTIQVIKNLRICGDCHTTIKLIAKIVNREIVVRDAKRFHHFKDGLCSCGDYW from the exons ATGACTAAATTGGGTTCACTCTGCTTTTCTACAAGTCGTAACGTCGCCAAGTTCTTCGACAGATACTTAGACAAATGGGATGTGTTCTCGTGGAACTCTATCATTGCCGACTTGGCTCGGAGCGGTGACTCCGTGGAAGCCCTTCGAGCTTTCTATTCCATGCGAAAGCTCTCTCTCAAACCAAACCGTTCCACCTTCCCCTGCGCCGTCAAATCATGTTCCTCCCTTTCGGACCTCACTTCCGGCAAGCAGACCCACCAACAAGCTCTCATCTTTGGCTATGACACCGACCTTTTTGTATCCTCCGCTCTCATTGATATGTACTCCAAGTGTGGTCAACTTGCTGATGCAAGAAAGCTGTTTGATCAAATTCCTCAAAAGAATGTTGTTTCTTGGACCTCCATGATAACTGGCTACGTCCAAAATGACCACCCGCAAGAAGCTCTCTTGCTTTTTAAAGAGCTCTTAGCAGGCCAAGATCAGGAACTAGTTTCTCTTGACTCGGTTGCTATGGTTTCCGTGCTCTCCGCTTGTTCTCGTGTTTCAGGGAAGACACTTACCCAAGGGCTCCATGGCTTTGTTATGAAAAGAGGATTCGATGAAGACATGGGAGTTGGCAACACATTGATTGACGCCTATGCCAAGTGCGGTGAGGTTGATTTCTCTAGGAAGATGTTCGACGTGATGCCTGACAAGGACATCATTTCGTGGAATTCTATGATTGCAGTTTACGCCCAGCACGGACTTTCAGCTCAGGCAATGGAAATTTTTCGTTCCCTGGCATGGGATAGAGAGGTTGACTACAATGCTGTCACCTTGTCAGCCGTGCTGTTGGCTTGTGCACATTCAGGAGCTCTTCAGGCTGGCAAGTGCATACATGATCAG GTTATAAAAATGAACCTAGAGGATAATATATATGTGGGCACATCCATGATTGACATGTACTGCAAATGTGGGAGATTAAGGATGGCAAGGAATGCCTTCAATAGGATGAAGGAAAAGAATGTGAAATCATGGTCTGCTTTGATTGCAGGCTATGGTATGCACGGGAGAGCCAGGGAAGCCCTTCAAGTTTTTTATGAGATGAACTCAGCTGGGGTAAAACCAAATTACATTACTTTTGTCTCTGTTCTAGCAGCTTGTAGCCATGCTGGGTTGCTGGATGAAGGTTGGTATTGGTTTAACGCCATGGAGCCTAGATTTTGTATACAACCAGGAGTGGAGCATTATGCTTGTATGGTTGATCTTCTTGGACGTGCTGGTTTCCTTGCCAAGGCATATAATTTGATAAAAGAAATGAAGGTGACGCCTGACTTTGTCATTTGGGGTTCCCTTCTAGCTGCATGCAGGATGCACAAGAATGTCGAGCTTGGGGAGGTTTCTGCTAGGAACTTGTTTGAATTAGACCCAAAAAACTGTGGGTATTATGTTTTGCTGTCGAACATATATGCTGATGCTGGAAGGTGGGAAGATGTAGACAAGATGAGGATACTTATGAAAAATCGTGGATTAAGTAAACCTCCTGGGTTCAGCCTGCTTGAACTCAAAGGCAGGGTTCATGTATTTCTGGTCGGTGATAGAGAACACCCTCAACATGACAGGATTTATGCTTATTTGGAAGAATTATCTGTAAAGCTGCAGATAGCTGGCTATGTACCTAACACGACATATGATCTTCATGATGTTGAGGAAGAAGAGAAAGGACTGACATTACGAGTTCATAGTGAGAAGCTCGCTGTTGCTTTTGGGGTTATGAATTCCGTCCCTGGCAGTACAATTCAGGTGATTAAGAATCTTAGGATTTGTGGAGACTGTCATACAACAATTAAGCTAATTGCCAAGATTGTTAATAGGGAAATCGTGGTCAGAGATGCAAAGAGATTTCACCATTTTAAGGATGGCTTATGCTCATGTGGGGACTATTGGTGA
- the LOC132047355 gene encoding uncharacterized protein LOC132047355: protein MGGSQSVEVPSQEDEDQEDEEENAEHENDTPDGRLVGDDTALLKKVLEQEPEMLPCHASASPLSPQLSSFGTPRLGPSIKVWDPYNVLAPPPSLPPPPHFHRTFSSDSVDEDRTLTEVYLISNGECHSNLRPDLIAGRCPEAALTPNGKRQARALAVFLKSQGIRFNSIYTSPLDRARATALSVCQELNFSEERIQSSDALLEMSQGHWEGCHRSDIFTPETISLMEKFQPDFSAPSGESLRQVEFRMVQFLNGTVMALPEKFRSDFSPPDQGENQGFSNRGSHALVNSVHDRDGPPSFSSSHWDSHHRNRQGLSRKKSGKSRLQIVTTTGDHEADDEMSPREPINPNSIRDLNVQITTNVSQCIGIFTHSIPVKCLLTGLLGCSAMMTSKICIDDSSVTVLQHSWKMGWQIKRMNDTAHLRLL from the exons ATGGGCGGTTCTCAGTCGGTAGAGGTACCCTCACAGGAAGATGAAGaccaagaagatgaagaagaaaatgcGGAGCACGAGAACGACACCCCTGATGGCCGATTAGTTGGTGATGACACAGCTCTGCTCAAGAAGGTTCTTGAACAAGAGCCCGAGATGTTACCTTGCCACGCCTCCGCATCGCCTCTCTCCCCTCAGCTCTCTTCTTTCGGCACCCCTCGTTTGGGCCCTTCTATCAAGGTGTGGGATCCTTATAATGTTCTTGCCCCACCTCCCTCACTTCCCCCTCCCCCTCATTTCCACCGCACCTTCTCCTCTGATTCTGTGGATGAGGATAGGACCCTCACCGAGGTCTATTTGATTAGTAATGGAGAGTGTCATTCCAATTTAAGGCCTGATTTGATTGCCGGCCGCTGCCCCGAGGCTGCACTTACCCCTAATGGCAAGCGACAAGCAAGAGCTTTGGCTGTATTTCTCAAGTCTCAAGGGATTCGTTTCAATTCTATCTATACGTCTCCCTTGGATCGGGCACGAGCTACTGCCCTCTCTGTTTGCCAG GAATTAAACTTTTCAGAGGAACGTATACAATCCTCTGATGCACTACTGGAAATGAGTCAGGGGCATTGGGAGGGATGCCACCGCTCAGATATTTTTACACCTGAAACAATTAGCCTAATGGAAAAGTTCCAGCCTGATTTTTCAGCACCATCTGGAGAGTCACTGAGGCAGGTGGAATTCCGGATGGTACAATTCCTAAATGGAACTGTTATGGCATTGCCTGAAAAATTCAGATCCGATTTCTCTCCACCTGATCAGGGTGAGAACCAGGGCTTCTCAAACCGTGGTTCTCATGCACTTGTCAATTCAGTTCATGACCGAGATGGGCCGCCCTCTTTCTCGTCGTCCCATTGGGATTCGCACCACAGGAACCGACAAGGACTTTCGAGGAAGAAGTCTGGAAAGAGTAGGCTTCAGATCGTGACAACTACTGGGGATCATGAGGCTGATGATGAGATGTCACCTCGAGAACCCATTAATCCTAACTCCATCCGTGATTTAAATGTGCAAATCACTACTAATGTTTCTCAATGCATCGGTATTTTTACACATTCAATTCCGGTTAAGTGTCTTCTTACTGGCCTCCTTGGCTGTAGTGCAATGATGACAAGTAAGATATGCATAGATGATTCTTCTGTTACAGTGCTACAACATTCCTGGAAAATGGGATGGCAGATCAAGAGAATGAACGATACTGCACATCTTAGACTTCTCTAG
- the LOC132047356 gene encoding mitochondrial phosphate carrier protein 3, mitochondrial — MVMENSRRQSLLPSFLYSPTCSFTPKTTNVQPSSFLIPAPSEPGKIEMYSPQFYAACTFGGILSCGLTHMAVTPLDLVKCNMQIDPAKYKSISSGFGVLLKEQGARGFFRGWVPTLLGYSAQGACKFGFYEFFKKYYSDLAGAENAVKYKTLIYLAGSASAEVIADIALCPFEAVKVRVQTQPGFARGLSDGMPKFVRAEGTMGLYKGLVPLWGRQIPYTMMKFASFETIVELIYKHAVPKPKNECSKPTQLGISFAGGYIAGVFCAIVSHPADNLVSFLNNAKGATVGDAVKKMGVLGLFTRGLPLRIVMIGTLTGAQWGIYDAFKVFVGLPTTGGAPPVAPADSEVAKV; from the exons ATGGTGATGGAGAACTCACGCCGTCAGTCTCTTCTGCCAAGCTTCCTCTACTCACCAACATGTTCCTTCACTCCCAAAACCACCAATGTTCAGCCCTCGAGCTTCCTCATCCCCGCACCTAGCGAGCCTGGCAAGATCGAGATGTACTCTCCTCAGTTCTATGCTGCCTGCACCTTTGGTGGTATCCTCAGTTGTGGACTCACTCACATGGCTGTCACTCCTCTTGATCTCGTCAAATGTAACATGCAG ATTGACCCAGCTAAATACAAGAGCATATCATCTGGATTTGGGGTGCTGCTTAAGGAGCAAGGTGCCAGGGGATTCTTCAGGGGATGGGTTCCAACCCTTTTAGGTTACAGTGCTCAGGGTGCATGCAAGTTCGGATTCTATGAATTCTTCAAGAAGTACTACTCTGACCTTGCGGGAGCAGAAAATGCTGTAAAGTACAAGACTCTGATATACCTTGCTGGTTCTGCGTCTGCTGAAGTGATTGCAGATATTGCTCTTTGCCCATTTGAAGCTGTAAAGGTTCGTGTTCAGACACAGCCTGGTTTTGCTAGGGGATTGTCAGATGGAATGCCGAAATTTGTTAGAGCTGAAGGCACCATGGG CCTGTACAAAGGTTTGGTTCCTCTTTGGGGGCGTCAAATTCCAT ATACTATGATGAAGTTTGCGTCCTTTGAGACTATTGTGGAGTTGATCTACAAGCATGCAGTCCCAAAGCCTAAAAATGAGTGCAGCAAACCTACGCAACTTGGTATTAGCTTTGCTGGTGGGTATATAGCTGGTGTCTTCTGTGCTATTGTATCCCATCCTGCTGACAATCTTGTCTCATTCCTCAACAATGCCAAGGGTGCAACTGTTGGTGAT GCCGTGAAGAAGATGGGAGTATTGGGTCTCTTTACCCGTGGGCTCCCTCTACGTATTGTCATGATTGGAACTCTTACTGGTGCTCAATGGGGAATCTATGATGCTTTCAAGGTTTTTGTTGGGCT GCCAACAACTGGTGGAGCTCCTCCTGTAGCACCTGCTGACTCCGAAGTTGCAAAGGTGTAG
- the LOC132047352 gene encoding protein AUXIN SIGNALING F-BOX 2: MVVMAKYYYFPEEVVEHVFDYLTCHRDRNAVSVVCKSWYNIERLSRDKVLVGNCYAVTPERVIARFPRLKSLTLKGKPDSYVFSPHWGGFLHPWIETIVSTGLHLEELRLKRMVVSDKTLHLISQSFPNFKSLVLVGCQGFSTDGIAAIASNCRFLRELDLQETLADDARGQWLSCFPDDCTTLVSLNFASLRGQVDFVALVKLVARCPNLRSLRVNCLVPLPVLQRILLQAPQLVDLGVGSFATNPVSETYNKLKNALQKCTSIRNLSGFLSTVDTSCLRAIYPACKSLTSLNLSRSPISSSKLCELIHHCRKLECLWIRDIIGDKGLSIVASTCKELQELRVFLSTEFSGVTEEGLVAVSVGCPKLKSLSYMCRQMTNAALITVAKNCPNLVCFILQTVSPKMPDAMTKRPLDEGFGAIVQSCKGLKRLRLSGLLTDQVFLYIGMYAEQLKTLTIHFAGDSDDGMLYVLNGCKKLKKLDIKNSPFGNVALLADVRKYETMRSLCMLSCQVTLGACKALAQEMPTLNVEITSPDGHDDKIEKMYLYRTLVGPRRDAPNFVQTL; encoded by the exons ATGGTGGTTATGGCGAAGTACTATTACTTCCCGGAGGAGGTGGTGGAGCACGTGTTCGATTACCTGACGTGTCACAGGGATCGGAATGCTGTGTCTGTGGTGTGCAAGTCCTGGTACAACATCGAAAGGCTCAGCAGAGACAAGGTCTTGGTCGGTAACTGCTACGCCGTCACTCCTGAGAGGGTGATTGCACGGTTTCCGAGGCTGAAATCCCTAACCCTGAAGGGGAAGCctgattcttatgttttcagTCCTCACTGGGGAGGCTTTCTTCACCCTTGGATTGAGACCATCGTCTCCACCGGACTTCATTTGGAGGAGCTTCGATTGAAGAGGATGGTGGTTTCCGATAAGACCCTCCACTTGATTTCTCAATCCTTTCCTAATTTCAAGTCTTTGGTTTTGGTCGGATGTCAAGGTTTCTCCACCGATGGTATTGCCGCTATTGCTTCCAATTGCAG GTTTTTAAGAGAGTTGGACTTGCAAGAAACTTTAGCAGATGATGCCAGAGGACAGTGGCTTAGTTGTTTCCCGGACGACTGCACCACCCTTGTCTCATTAAATTTTGCTTCTCTCAGAGGACAAGTTGACTTTGTAGCTCTCGTGAAACTGGTGGCCAGATGTCCGAACCTAAGAAGTCTGAGGGTAAATTGTCTCGTGCCTCTTCCTGTTCTTCAGAGGATTTTACTTCAAGCTCCTCAGTTGGTGGACTTGGGGGTGGGGTCCTTTGCCACTAATCCAGTTTCAGAGACTTACAATAAACTAAAGAATGCTCTTCAGAAGTGTACTTCAATTAGGAACTTGTCTGGATTTCTCAGTACAGTGGATACTTCCTGCCTACGTGCTATTTATCCAGCCTGCAAGAGTTTGACATCCTTGAATTTGAGCCGTTCGCCTATCAGCAGTAGTAAACTTTGTGAACTTATTCATCATTGCCGGAAGCTAGAGTGCCTATGG ATTCGAGATATCATTGGAGATAAAGGTCTCAGCATTGTGGCTTCTACATGTAAAGAGTTACAGGAATTAAGGGTCTTCCTTTCGACAGAGTTTTCTGGTGTTACCGAAGAAGGCTTGGTTGCTGTATCAGTTGGTTGCCCTAAGCTTAAATCATTGTCGTATATGTGCAGACAGATGACTAATGCAGCACTGATAACTGTGGCAAAAAATTGCCCCAATTTAGTTTGTTTCATATTGCAGACTGTGAGCCCAAAAATGCCAGATGCAATGACTAAACGGCCACTTGATGAAGGTTTTGGGGCGATTGTACAGTCATGCAAAGGCCTTAAGCGGCTGAGACTCTCTGGTCTTTTAACTGATCAAGTATTCCTTTACATAGGAATGTATGCTGAGCAGCTCAAGACACTAACCATACACTTTGCTGGAGACAGTGATGACGGGATGTTATATGTGTTGAATGGGTGCAAAAAACTGAAAAAACTTGATATTAAGAATAGCCCTTTTGGTAATGTGGCACTGCTGGCGGACGTGAGGAAGTATGAAACAATGCGATCCCTTTGTATGCTGTCCTGCCAAGTGACCCTTGGAGCATGCAAGGCACTGGCTCAGGAGATGCCAACGCTCAATGTGGAGATCACTAGCCCTGATGGTCATGATGATAAAATAGAGAAGATGTACTTGTATCGCACACTGGTTGGGCCGAGGAGAGATGCACCTAATTTTGTTCAGACGTTGTAG
- the LOC132047353 gene encoding uncharacterized protein LOC132047353, translated as MAEAGQDEEEHTTFPLKRKPQDIPVGEEEKEAIANSHEDDDVNKKQKLSTTDSSLAQDEEEEDEEDYEGEDDEEEEDEPSNGEVVVDRKGKGILRDDKGKGKMIEDDDDDSSDDFGSQSDVDTDTDLSDDLLAEVDLGNIIPSRTRRRTHQSALKISDDPVKPDA; from the coding sequence atggcagaaGCAGGGCAAGACGAAGAAGAACACACAACATTCCCCTTAAAAAGAAAGCCCCAAGATATTCCTgttggagaagaagaaaaagaagccaTTGCCAACTCTCACGAAGACGACGATGTAAACAAGAAGCAAAAACTCTCCACTACTGATTCTTCACTCGCGCaggacgaagaagaagaagacgaagaGGACTATGAAGGTGAGGATGACGAGGAGGAGGAGGATGAGCCGTCTAACGGTGAGGTGGTAGTGGATCGTAAGGGAAAGGGGATTTTAAGGGATGACAAGGGCAAGGGGAAGATGattgaggatgatgatgatgattctagtGATGATTTTGGAAGCCAATCTGATGTTGACACTGATACTGACCTCTCTGATGACCTACTGGCCGAGGTCGATTTGGGTAACATCATTCCCTCCAGGACTCGAAGGCGTACCCATCAGTCCGCCCTTAAGATATCTGATGATCCCGTTAAACCTGATGCTTAA
- the LOC132047350 gene encoding uncharacterized protein LOC132047350: MKYTTREGEKSCHFLYLNLNLSMAEKVIVLAVLCLSWTISASDGPFIVAHKKALLTRVKSDIERLSISIDIYNQGSATAYDVSLYDDNWSQDVFEIVAGNTSMSWERLDAGASVSHSFELEAKKKTVFHAAPAVITFRIPTKAALQEAFSTPILPLEILADRPPEKKFDWVSLNTSSCSWTNYITHILLIIVC; this comes from the exons ATGAAATACACGACACGAGAAGGTGAAAAGTCTTGTCATTTTCTGTATCTGAATCTGAATCTGAGCATGGCGGAGAAGGTCATCGTATTAGCTGTATTATGTTTGTCATGGACAATCTCAGCCTCCGACGGGCCATTCATCGTGGCACACAAGAAAGCCCTTCTTACTCGCGTCAAATCAGACATCGAACGTCTTTCCATCTCCATCGACATCTACAACCAAGGATCTGC GACGGCATATGATGTGAGTCTTTATGATGACAACTGGTCTCAAGATGTATTTGAAATTGTCGCTGGTAACACATCCATGTCATGGGAAAGGCTGGACGC TGGAGCTTCTGTCTCCCATTCCTTTGAGTTGGAAGCTAAGAAAAAAACAGTGTTTCATGCGGCACCAGCGGTCATAACATTCCGCATTCCCACTAAGGCTGCTCTACAG GAGGCATTCTCAACTCCAATCCTCCCGCTTGAAATACTCGCTGATAGGCCTCCGGAGAAGAAGTTTGACTGGGTAAGCTTGAATACTAGTAGCTGCAGCTGGACAAATTACATAACACATATTTTGTTAATTATAGTTTGCTAA
- the LOC132047358 gene encoding uncharacterized protein LOC132047358 produces the protein MACTVDFRCLDEGLGGKTYKRKRAEKELLDNDAMEVEPTPASKRQAVPSADDPNKPVLGRPTYDGVIAGRVSGRNWKQPRKHRSSAAKVSVKGKPLEQRIKDKEIKKAYKERINELKEEIRQNKVDKRKQREERDKRKQENILKSGTKVQKITNPKTLKKIAKSKQRKQLKVVSDDLLNGANKNK, from the coding sequence ATGGCGTGTACTGTGGATTTTCGGTGCCTGGATGAAGGCTTGGGAGGAAAAACATACAAGCGAAAGAGAGCAGAGAAAGAGCTGCTAGATAATGATGCCATGGAAGTAGAACCAACTCCTGCTTCGAAGAGACAGGCTGTTCCATCTGCGGATGACCCAAACAAGCCCGTACTTGGAAGGCCCACGTACGACGGAGTGATAGCAGGGAGAGTATCTGGAAGGAATTGGAAACAGCCGAGGAAACACAGGTCATCAGCGGCGAAGGTGAGCGTGAAGGGGAAGCCATTGGAGCAGAGGATTAAAGACAAGGAGATAAAGAAGGCTTACAAGGAGAGAATCAATGAGCTCAAGGAAGAGATAAGGCAGAACAAAGTCGACAAGAGGAAGCAGAGAGAGGAAAGAGACAAGAGGAAGCAGGAAAACATTCTCAAGTCTGGGACCAAAGTTCAGAAGATCACAAATCCAAAGACGCTCAAAAAGATTGCTAAGTCTAAGCAGAGGAAGCAACTCAAGGTTGTCTCTGACGATCTTCTTAACGGTGCAAACAAGAACAAGTAG